The Flammeovirga pectinis genomic interval GTAACTCTAGAGTATTGGACATTATGAACCGTACTTATGACCGTGAATGGTACATCAATAGAATTGATGCAATTCGTGAAATTTTAGGTGATGATTGTGGCGTTTCTTCTGATATGATTTCAGGTTTTTGTACTGAAACAGAAGAAGAGCATAGAGATACACTTTCTTTAATGGAATATGTAAAATTTGATTACAGCTACATGTTCTATTATTCTGAACGCCCAGGAACATTAGCCGAAAAGAAATTTGAAGATGATATTCCTTTGGAAGTGAAGAAACGTAGATTACAAGAAATTGTAGATTTACAAAGAAAGCATGCTACAGAGCGTAACAAATTAAATATTGGTCAGGTACAGAAAGTATTGATTGATGGTTACTCAAAGCGTAGTAAAGAGCATTTCCAAGGAAAGAACTCTGCAAATAAAATTATAGTTTTCCCTAAAGGTGATGCTAAACTAGGACAATATGTAGATGTAAAAGTTCACGATTGTACAGGTGGAACATTATTAGGCGAAATGATTTAATAAGTAGTTTAAATACTCCTTTAATAAGGTGTGAATCTTCAATTTGAATGGTTCATACCTTATTTTTTTTGTGTATTTTAGGGAACAAGAACAAAGATTAACCCTAAAAGAAATGTTGATAGAATTTTCTGTTTCCAATTTCAGGTCAATAAAAAATGAGCAGGTATTATCCCTGTTACCCTCCAGTAGAATTAGAAAAGTAGTACCTGAAAATAGATTGTTAACCCATAAGAATTACAAGAACACAGAAACATTAGCTTCTGCAGTAGTTTTTGGTGCTAACGCATCTGGTAAAAGTAATTTATTAAGAGCGTTAGAAGCATTAGCGGTAATGGTGCAGGAAGGAGGAGATACGGTTATTGGTGAAGGAGCAAAAGCATATGTACCTTTTCGGTTAGATCGATTATCTAGAGAATTACCAACAGATTTTTATATTCGTTTTATTGCTGGTGATGGCGTTCAGTACGAATATGAAATGTCTAGAGATATTGATCAAGTTACCCACGAAGCTCTTTATTCTTACCCGAAAGCAAGAAAAGTAAAACTATTTGAGCGTAACCAAGGTGAGTTTATTGTTTTTGGGCAGAAGTTAAAAGGAGATAAGCAAAGTATTGCCAAACATATTCTGCCTTATCAGTTGTTACTTACTAAGGGGGCACAATTAGGGTTAAATCAGTTAATGGCTCCTTGGTCATTCTTTAAAAACCATCTTAGAGCATATATTCTATATAAATCTGTTTATGATGATACTTTACTTCAAGGTATAGCAAAACACATTGTAAGCGATGAATCTGGCCGATTTCTAAGAAACTTATCTCGTTTGGTTAATCATTCTGATACGGGTGTAAAAGGAATTGAAGTTGTGCAAGAGGATAGTGAATTAATGGGGCTTTTTGAAGGACGACGTAGGTTTAAATTAAAAACGATTCATAGTTCAGAAGAAAATTTAGAAGATAAAATAGCATTTGATTTAAAAGAAGAATCAATTGGTACTAGAAAATTAGTGGCTTTAGGTGGTTTAATCTTACGAGTTTTGGAAGCTGGAGATACTTTGGTCATTGATGAGCTAGATCAAAGTATGCACCCTCATTTAACAAGAGCTTTAATTAAATTATTTCATAACCCTGCAACAAACCCCAAAAGGGCTCAATTAATATTTTCTACACATGATGCTTCTTTATTAAATGATGATCTTTTTAGGTTTGATCAGGTATTTATATCAGAACGAACAGAAGATGGAATTACAGAAATTTCTTCTGTATCGGATATTCCTCATTTAAAGAAAGAAGTTCCTTTAGAGGAATGGTATTTAACAGGGAAATTTGGAGGAACTCCGGCTATTAATCAAATGGGGTTAGAATTTGATTTTAAAACAAATTTAGAAGATGAGGAATAGGAGAAGAGATAAAAATAGATCGCTCCGACAACGTGTACTTATCTTATGTGAAGGAGCGAAAACAGAACCGAACTACTTTAATAGTTTAAAGCATGATGCACAAAAAAGAAGAATCTTAACGGCCGTTGACGTAGAAGTGTATCAGCCTAAAAGTCATAGTCCACTTGGCTTAGTGAAAGAAGCGATTTTGAAAAAGAAAAAAGCAATACTTAAAGGTAATCCTTATGAAACTATTTGGTTAGTGTTTGATAGGGACTTTCACAAATACATAGAAGATGTAATAGAAATGGCCAATGAAAATGACATTCAGATTATTATATCAAATATTTGCTTTGAGCTATGGTTTTTACTTCATTTTGAGGATTTAGACATGAACCGACATTTTTTAAAGTGTGGCAACCTTATTAAACATATTCAACAAAATTACGTGGTGCGCTATCATAAAAATGGAAAGAATTATCAGAACCTTAAAGAAGAAACACCTGTAGCAATAGAACGAGCTAAAAAACTAGAGCAAGTTTATATAAACGGTGTTCACTCTCATCTAAAATTTCATGAAAGAGAACCGTATACGAATGTCTATGTGCTTGTAGAATATTTGTTGGGATTATAATTATTGAAGGTTGAAAGTCTGAACAATGGCTAGTTTTATAAAATAAAAACAGACGCCAACAACACCAAGAATTATTAAAAACATAAGAGAAGCAAAAATGATTAAACCTGTTGAGCTTTTCTGTACATTATTAATTGCTTCGGGGTTCTTTTCGTAGTATTTGATTAATAACTGCGTATTGTTTCTATTTGCCTTATAAAAGAAATCTATAAAATCTCCTACACCTGGAATTAAACCGACTAAGTAGTCAATGATTAAATTGAAAGTCATGGCCATAATTAAACGGGCAGGGATACCATTTCTAGCAACTGTATATAATGAAATACCAGAAATAATAATCGAAAGTGTATCACCAACTCCCGGTATAATGCCAATAATAGGATCGAGCCCAAAAGAAAGTTTTGTACCAGGTATTCGTACAGCCTCATCCATTAAAGAACTTATTCTTTTCAGTGTTTTATAAGAAGGATCCTCGGTATAATGTAGGGTAGGTTTCACCATTTTATGTAGATTGTTTGCTTAATCGTGTGATATTGGATAATTTTTTAATTAATTTGAATAAAATTAGAAATTCTAGACATGAAAAATATTACCTCGACTTTTATCTTACTACTAAGTCTTTTTTTATCTCAAACAGTTACAGCACAAGTCTATAATTATGTTGAAGATAGTACAAAAACACAACAATCTACTCAACAGGAACAATATAAGCGTCCTACAAATCAAGAAGTAGATGCATTAAAAGACCAAAAACATTCTGATAAACCACTTAAAGATAAGATTTTCTTTGGTGGAGGTTTAGGGTTTGGGTTTTCTAGTTATTATACTCAAATTGTTGTACAGCCAATGGCAGGGTACATGATTACACCAAATTTACAAGTTGGTGTAGGTTTGGTTTATGAGTATTTTGAACGTAAAGATGTTGACTATAAAGAAAACAACTACGGTATTCGTCCGTTTGCTAGATACATGATTGAAGTAAGAGATGGTTTAAGAGTATTTCCTCAAGCAGAGTATTATGGGTTTAGTAATAATTATGAATACCGTGATAATATTAGCGGTGAAAAAGTGAGCGGTTCTCAATGGAGAGATCAATTCTTAATTGGTGGGGGAGTCTCGCAAGGAATAGGAAAAAAAGGTGGTATTAATTTTATTGCTTTGTATGATGTTTCTTATGATGAACAAACCTCTTATTACAGTTCACCTTGGGTATTTAGAATTGAAGTCGCTTTTTAGTGAAATATAGAGCAGAAGATATATAAGCGGCTCTAGGGTCGCTTTTTTTATAAGTATGGAATTAGAAATTAAAGAAATTACAGCTGCCCAAACTTGGGCTATCCGACATAAAGTAATGTGGCCAAACGAACCACTTTCTTATGTTAAGATTCCTGATGATGATAAAGGACAACATCTAGGATTGTTTATAGGAGAGCAATTAACATCCGTGATTTCATTATTTATGGATGCTGATAAGAATGTTCAGTTTAGAAAGTTCGCAACTGTAAAATCTGAGCAAGGAAAAGGGTATGGATCAATTTTATTGAAGGAAGTTATAAAAGTAGCCAAAGAAAGAGGAGCATCGTTATTATGGTGTAATGCTAGAGCTACTGCAACTGTTCTTTACGAACGGGAAGGCTTACATCAGACAGATTCTTCTTTTGTTCGGAAAGGGATTCTGTTTGTAAGAATGGAATGCCCATTATAAATAAAAAAGCTCACTTGAATTTAATATCAAGTGAGCTTTTTTTATATGCCTGCTGCTAAAATTAAATCTAAATTTTTGAGCGGTAAATCAAATTTTTCTGCTAGGGCTTGGTTGGTAATATTACCTCTATAAGCATATACTCCTTTTGTAAACCAAGGGTGTCTACGCATCATTGTATCAACACTACCTTCATCAATTAATTTATTAAGAATAGTAGTGAAGATGTTACTTATAGCTGCTGTAGCTGTTCTAGATACTCTAGAGGCTACATTCGGAACACAATAATGTATAACACCATGTTTTTTATATACAGGGTGTCTGTGGTTTGTAGGTTCGGAGGTTTCAAAACAACCACCCTGATCTATACACACATCAATTATAATAGAATTCTCTCTCATTACCGCTACCATTTCTTCTGTAACAATAGATGGTGTTCTGGTTCCATGTGTATGTACAGCACCAATAGCAATATCTGCTCTACTTAAAGCTTCAGTTAAAGAAGTACTATCAAAAGCAGAAGTAAATAAGTGTGGTAAACCTAACTCTTTTTTGAGTCTGCGTAGTTTGTAGATTGCATTGTCAAATACTTTAACTTCTGCACCCATACCAATAGCAGTTCTTGCCGCGTATTCTGCAACAGTTCCTGCACCTAAAATAACTACTTTGGAAGGAGGTACTCCTGTAATTCCTCCTAAAATAATACCTTTACCACCATTATAACTACTAAGATATTCTGCAGCAATAAGCATTACAGTACTACCTGCAATTTCGCTCATTGCTCTAACTAAAGGTAAACCACCCACATTATCTTCAATAAGTTCGAAGCCTAAAGCTGTAATTTTCTTTTTGTTAATTGTATCAAGAACATCTCGTTTTAATTCTCTCATATGAATAGCAGAAATAATTGCTTTATTCTGTTTCATATAGGAAATTTCTTCTATTGTAGGGGCCGAAATTTTTAATACAATATCAGCTTCCATAGCCTCTTTATGCGAATAGACTATAGTAGCACCTGCATCGGCATATTCTGTATCAGAATGATTAATATGACGACCCGTATTTGTTTCTACAAAAACTTCGCAACCATTGTTGACTAATAATGAAACAGCACCTGGGCGTAAGGCACAGCGTTTCTCGTCGGGGTTAAGTTCTTTAGGGATTCCTATTTTTATAGGATTACCTTTTTTATTAACGGGACCTTCCATTACTTCTTGAGGATGGAACTGAAAATAACTTTCTGTGGCTTTTTCAAAGCCGTCGCGTTGTTTGCCCATTTTTAATTAGAATAAAGTCAGTTAAACGTATCTAATAGTAATTTCTCTAGAGTTTTCATCTAGTGTTTTGATATCAATATCTACACATTCATCAGGTAATAATCTATCGACCATAGAAGGCCATTCAATTAAACATAAATTATTACTGTATAAATATTCTTCGAAACCAATATCATAAGCTTCTGTATCGTCTTTAATACGGTACATGTCAAAATGATAAATAGTATCGGCAGTATCGGTCATATATTCATTGACTAATGCAAAAGTGGGACTGTTTACGTGATCAATTACACCTAAAGCAGCACAAATTTCTTTTATAAAAGTAGTTTTGCCAGCCCCCATTTCACCATGAAATAACCAAACTGTAGGTCCTCCTTTAGTAAAATCGATTACTTTTTGAGCGGCAGGGCCTAAATCTTCTATTGCATTGGTTCTTATAATTAATTCTTTTGAACTCATAAAAAGTCAAGGTATAACTTAAAGTATAGTATGGAACAAGGAATGTTTTCGGAATTTACTCAATTATTTCTTTCCATGCTTTGTCTATTTCAAAAACAGGCAAATTACAGGTCTTATTTCTGCAAACATACAAAGTAGTTTTTCCATTTATAGCAGATCGTTCTTTTAAAAGAGCTAAATCGCTATGGTTTTTTGTTCCGAGGATAACTTTATTAGGATAATAATTTGATGCAATTTCTTGAGCGTAATTTAAACTTTGTTTTCCTACTATTGCAATTTCTACAGTTGGTTTAATATGAGAAATATAGAGTGATGCCCAATAAGAAGAAAATTGAATATTTTTCATCATAAGATCGTTCATTATTGCAAGCATCTGATCTGAACGTTCAATATATTTTTCATCTCCCAATATATGACCTAAAATAAATAAATTTGTAGCCATCATACTATTGGAAGAAGGAATTACATTGTCAAAAAGTTCTTTCTTTTTAGCTATTAATTTTTCACTTGAGTTATCGGTATAAAAGAACATATTCTCTTTTTCATCATAAAAATGAGAATATGCATATTCAGTTAACCCAATAGCAGTAGTTAG includes:
- a CDS encoding RloB family protein, which codes for MRNRRRDKNRSLRQRVLILCEGAKTEPNYFNSLKHDAQKRRILTAVDVEVYQPKSHSPLGLVKEAILKKKKAILKGNPYETIWLVFDRDFHKYIEDVIEMANENDIQIIISNICFELWFLLHFEDLDMNRHFLKCGNLIKHIQQNYVVRYHKNGKNYQNLKEETPVAIERAKKLEQVYINGVHSHLKFHEREPYTNVYVLVEYLLGL
- a CDS encoding DUF4112 domain-containing protein — its product is MVKPTLHYTEDPSYKTLKRISSLMDEAVRIPGTKLSFGLDPIIGIIPGVGDTLSIIISGISLYTVARNGIPARLIMAMTFNLIIDYLVGLIPGVGDFIDFFYKANRNNTQLLIKYYEKNPEAINNVQKSSTGLIIFASLMFLIILGVVGVCFYFIKLAIVQTFNLQ
- a CDS encoding GNAT family N-acetyltransferase, with product MELEIKEITAAQTWAIRHKVMWPNEPLSYVKIPDDDKGQHLGLFIGEQLTSVISLFMDADKNVQFRKFATVKSEQGKGYGSILLKEVIKVAKERGASLLWCNARATATVLYEREGLHQTDSSFVRKGILFVRMECPL
- the tsaE gene encoding tRNA (adenosine(37)-N6)-threonylcarbamoyltransferase complex ATPase subunit type 1 TsaE, whose amino-acid sequence is MSSKELIIRTNAIEDLGPAAQKVIDFTKGGPTVWLFHGEMGAGKTTFIKEICAALGVIDHVNSPTFALVNEYMTDTADTIYHFDMYRIKDDTEAYDIGFEEYLYSNNLCLIEWPSMVDRLLPDECVDIDIKTLDENSREITIRYV
- a CDS encoding AAA family ATPase; the encoded protein is MLIEFSVSNFRSIKNEQVLSLLPSSRIRKVVPENRLLTHKNYKNTETLASAVVFGANASGKSNLLRALEALAVMVQEGGDTVIGEGAKAYVPFRLDRLSRELPTDFYIRFIAGDGVQYEYEMSRDIDQVTHEALYSYPKARKVKLFERNQGEFIVFGQKLKGDKQSIAKHILPYQLLLTKGAQLGLNQLMAPWSFFKNHLRAYILYKSVYDDTLLQGIAKHIVSDESGRFLRNLSRLVNHSDTGVKGIEVVQEDSELMGLFEGRRRFKLKTIHSSEENLEDKIAFDLKEESIGTRKLVALGGLILRVLEAGDTLVIDELDQSMHPHLTRALIKLFHNPATNPKRAQLIFSTHDASLLNDDLFRFDQVFISERTEDGITEISSVSDIPHLKKEVPLEEWYLTGKFGGTPAINQMGLEFDFKTNLEDEE
- a CDS encoding alanine dehydrogenase, whose translation is MGKQRDGFEKATESYFQFHPQEVMEGPVNKKGNPIKIGIPKELNPDEKRCALRPGAVSLLVNNGCEVFVETNTGRHINHSDTEYADAGATIVYSHKEAMEADIVLKISAPTIEEISYMKQNKAIISAIHMRELKRDVLDTINKKKITALGFELIEDNVGGLPLVRAMSEIAGSTVMLIAAEYLSSYNGGKGIILGGITGVPPSKVVILGAGTVAEYAARTAIGMGAEVKVFDNAIYKLRRLKKELGLPHLFTSAFDSTSLTEALSRADIAIGAVHTHGTRTPSIVTEEMVAVMRENSIIIDVCIDQGGCFETSEPTNHRHPVYKKHGVIHYCVPNVASRVSRTATAAISNIFTTILNKLIDEGSVDTMMRRHPWFTKGVYAYRGNITNQALAEKFDLPLKNLDLILAAGI